A stretch of Kryptolebias marmoratus isolate JLee-2015 linkage group LG24, ASM164957v2, whole genome shotgun sequence DNA encodes these proteins:
- the wwc3 gene encoding protein WWC3, whose protein sequence is MPWVSGCKRRESSELPLPAGWEEARDFDGRVFFIDHNTRQTSWIDPRDRITKPLTFADCVGNELPLGWEEVYDQQVGVYYIDHINKTTQIENPRTQWRQEQERMLKEYLVVAQEALNAKKEMYLVKQQRLELAQQEMLRFHELSEDNHSITSTLSSSSSNAKYDPDQIKVEIACRRERLSRLKQELAQVKQELQYKEMGVETLQEIDRKMSCSQTNYKLDEAQAIFNELRSIKKAISTGEKERQDLIQSLAKLTVNFQSSLSISDSTSEVVNSTVAVGNSCNLQQYCDTGCQTDIMGELGSQNSSHLVDKVKLNWQYEEAKKKVQSIQHQLAQLDSESWSERAEADRDRDFMQLLREKEALLQELILVSKQQHPPETVLQLEEERSRVEEEVQRAYNSQSQGANQRILQQEKRNILLRQLQEATRITTYLHSQLKSLSASSLTVSSSSSRGSLASSRGSLASSRGSLSSISFSDIYGVPQYERSEGAGEPLDPHVRYLLPPESGPRDCSVFSPDPLTQSKAKRSHDTPQSLASLSSRSSLSSLSPPSSPMDTPYHSATQDCPLTQMTEEYMEQASRGLLEGLRAQSQTLSHSSMLSSEDTVNPAATHQLDAKVHKDGGVHKDGGGQTAYTSTGVTLRGNSANRSGRRARRVSTGVSEDALATDSGVFEAWGKRAEEFDELSYMKEVSAGETTQIQLGLLWESASQSLRLHLLQLKNLNSSNVREDYKVFVKVHLIPLDASRACAFYCCTALEPHCQMSFNEGFRIPVPANALAVCGLQLSVCSLGPQAQEELLGTAQLSLADCEGNTEMVYHWLRVQMLSGTDSQRPEQKSLANRRHHDSQDDEQRPRNRDTTVCNLLSRNATAHLEERDAELELQGSKKKDEHGEVTSERSWQAESVDSGCSNSTAFTAPCLEGLCAEGIFLTTGGRCDQTPSKLPAVKVEKATMTEGPFPESVRVWPKERAGRWGHASPFMRGSTIVRSQTFSPGARNQYVCRLYRSDSDSSTLPKKSPFVRNTLERRTLRYKQQSYRSSLAEQPTRTSLDLELDLQACRTRQKQLMEELSALKELKLRLEEPKSSEAAELPNLALRDERFRHLLREAQRQAGQSKQEQRQEEAAERRLRKASKEVLQMRGQSQKEPLPVQTFREKMAFFTRPRFNIPPLPADDV, encoded by the exons AATCACCAAACCGCTGACGTTTGCCGACTGTGTTGGAAATGAACTTCCTCTGGGTTGGGAGGAGGTCTACGACCAGCAAGTGGGAGTTTACTACATCGACCACATCAACA AGACCACCCAGATTGAGAACCCGCGGACTCAGTGGCGGCAGGAGCAGGAGCGGATGTTGAAGGAGTACCTAGTGGTGGCCCAGGAGGCCCTCAACGCCAAGAAGGAGATGTATCTGGTCAAGCAGCAGCGACTAGAGCTGGCTCAGCAGGAGATGCTGCGCTTCCACGAGCTCTCTGAGGACAACCACTCCATCACCAGCA CTCTCTCCAGCTCGTCCTCAAATGCGAAATACGACCCCGATCAAATCAAAGTGGAAATAGCCTGTAGACGAGAGCGG CTCTCCAGACTGAAGCAGGAGCTGGCCCAGGTGAAGCAGGAGCTGCAGTATAAGGAAATGGGAGTGGAGACCCTGCAGGA gattGACAGGAAAATGTCCTGCAGTCAGACGAACTACAAGCTGGATGAGGCTCAAGCCATCTTCAACGAGCTGCGGAGCATCAAGAAGGCCATCAGCACAGGCGAGAAGGAGAGGCAGGACCTCATCCAG AGCCTGGCTAAGCTGACGGTTAACTTCCAAAGCAGCCTGTCAATCAGTGATTCCACCAGCGAGGTGGTGAACAGCACTGTAGCCGTCGGAAACTCTTGCAATCTGCAGCAGTACTGTGACACCGGCTGTCAGACTGACATCATGGGAGAG TTGGGTTCCCAAAATTCCTCCCATTTGGTTGACAAGGTGAAACTCAACTGGCAGTACGAAGAAGCCAAGAAAAA GGTGCAGAGCATACAGCACCAGCTAGCACAGCTGGACAGTGAGAGCTGGTCGGAGCGGGCCGAGGCGGACCGCGACCGGGACTTCATGCAGCTGCTGCGCGAGAAGGAGGCCCTCCTGCAGGAGCTCATCCTGGTCAGCAAGCAGCAGCACCCACCCGAGACggtgctgcagctggaggaggagcgctccagggtggaggaggaggtgcagaGGGCCTACAACTCCCAGAGCCAGGGAGCCAATCAGAG GATCCTGCAGCAGGAGAAGAGGAACATTCtgctcagacagctgcaggagGCAACTCGCATCACCACCTACCTTCATTCCCAGCTGAAAAG CCTGTCTGCCAGCTCTCTGACGGTTTCTTCCAGCAGCAGCCGCGGCTCCCTGGCCTCCAGTCGGGGCTCCCTGGCGTCCAGCCGGGGCTCCCTCAGCTCCATCAGCTTCAGTGACATCTATGGCGTCCCCCAGTACGAGCGCAGCGAGGGCGCCGGAGAGCCACTCGACCCCCACGTCCGTTACCTGCTTCCTCCAGAGAGCGGGCCCAGAGACTGCTCGGTGTTCTCTCCTGACCCCCTGACCCAGAGCAAAGCCAAGCGCTCGCACGACACTCCGCAGTCCCTGGCGTCCCTCTCCTCCCGCTCCTCGCTCTCCTCCCTGTCGCCTCCCAGCTCCCCCATGGACACGCCTTACCACTCTGCCACCCAGGACTGCCCCCTCACCCAGATGACCGAGGAGTACATGGAGCAGGCGAGCCGCGGGCTTCTGGAGGGGCTGCGGGCCCAGTCTCAAACCTTGTCCCATTCCTCCATGTTGAGCAGCGAGGACACGGTGAACCCCGCCGCTACGCATCAGCTTGACGCCAAGGTTCATAAAGACGGTGGGGTTCATAAAGATGGCGGGGGTCAGACTGCCTACACCTCCACAG GAGTGACTCTGAGGGGAAACAGTGCCAACAGGAGCGGCAGGAGAGCCAGGAGAGTCTCCACAGGCGTTTCTGAGGATGCCTTGGCTACTGACAGCGGCGTGTTCGAGGCGTGGGGCAAGAG GGCAGAGGAGTTTGACGAGCTGTCGTATATGAAAGAAGTGTCTGCAGGCGAGACGACTCAGATCCAGCTGGGACTGTT GTGGGAGTCTGCGTCTCAGTCGCTCCGGCTgcacctgctgcagctgaagaatCTGAACTCCTCAAATGTGAGAGAAGACTACAAAGT GTTTGTGAAAGTGCACTTGATTCCACTGGACGCCAGCAGGGCCTGTGCGTTTTACTGCTGTACAGCTCTGGAGCCTCACTGCCAGATGAGTTTCAACGAAGGCTTCCGTATACCCGTTCCCGCGAATGCCCTGGCGGTGTGCGGCCTGCAGCTGTCGGTCTGCTCGCTGGGTCCTCAGgctcaggaggagctgctg GGTACAGCCCAGCTAAGTCTGGCGGATTGCGAGGGGAACACAGAGATGGTTTACCACTGGCTGCGAGTCCAAATGTTGAGTGGGACAGACTCACAGAGACCTGAACAGAAGAGCCTTGCCAACCGCAGACACCATGACAGCCAGGATGATGAGCAAAGACCCAGAAACAGG GACACTACTGTATGTAATCTGCTGTCACGTAACGCCACCGCCCACTTGGAGGAGCGAGATGCCGAGCTGGAGCTGCAGGGGTCAAAGAAGAAGGACGAGCATGGGGAGGTGACGTCTGAAAG GAGTTGGCAAGCAGAGTCTGTGGACAGCGGCTGCAGCAACAGCACAGCCTTTACGGCTCCCTGCTTGGAGGGTCTGTGTGCCGAGGGCATCTTCCTCACCACCGGGGGGCGCTGTGATCAGACACCGAGCAAACTCCCTGCAGTAAAG GTCGAGAAGGCCACGATGACGGAGGGCCCGTTCCCGGAGTCGGTGAGAGTCTGGCCTAAAGAGAGGGCGGGGCGCTGGGGCCACGCCTCGCCCTTCATGCGTGGCAGCACCATAGTTCGCTCTCAGACCTTCTCACCCGGCGCTCGGAACCAGTACGTCTGCAGG TTGTATCGCAGCGACAGCGACAGCTCAACTTTACCAAAGAAGTCGCCGTTTGTCAGAAACACATTAGAACGAAGAACACTGCGATATAAGCAG cagtcGTACCGCTCCTCCCTCGCTGAGCAGCCGACACGCACCTCCTTGGACCTGGAGCTGGATCTTCAGGCCTGCAGGACCCGTcagaagcagctgatggaggaGCTGAGCGCCCTGAAGGAGCTCAAGCTGCGGTTAGAGGAGCCAAAGTCCAGCGAGGCCGCCGAGCTCCCCAACTTGGCCCTGAGGGACGAACGCTTCCGCCACCTGCTCAGAGAGGCCCAGAGACAG GCCGGCCAAAGCAAGCAGGAGCAGCGTCAGGAGGAGGCGGCAGAGAGGAGGCTGAGGAAGGCTTCCAAAGAGGTTCTGCAGATGAGAGGACAGAGCCAGAAGGAGCCTCTGCCTGTGCAGACGTTCAG AGAGAAGATGGCCTTCTTCACCAGACCAAGGTTCAACATACCTCCTCTACCAGCCGACGATGTATGA
- the LOC108240216 gene encoding E3 ubiquitin ligase TRAF3IP2: protein MSGERSPVMLPTSVCSLSAPNSYISLLSTHCNTPEEDDETMSAEEREASLVHKPGDHPQLSGRSAVSDDLVFSRRGWDAGQEGSLHPNSSSFYSSRLPHSLPLGYSQPTPFPSQVSWLHQSLPSSWSGYPTSLPSCLSHKGDPSCSEESCLSRCKSLSLPGQYSTNMSSLEQPLSLRSNPPSAELYHHTLSPYSGPPQRPACCAQCPADAFSRRPVANKHPWAQYNPSYSPYYPGDCRLPAAGFQHIGLNTPVKDRHPAYSTPLSLEQRRVFVTYEADSDKHVNEIINFVALLRHNGFDTHIDIFEQQFRSISKIDFMERYLSEKEYLIIIIISPKYYETVTASPFELENDDRTFNTVYIHKQLQNEFIQNGSKNFRFIPILFPGAKKCHVPNWLQNTHVFVWPRDRDDILRRLMRVEKYNPPPIGELPTIVSIPI from the exons ATGTCAGGAGAAAGAAGCCCAGTAATGCTGCCCACCTCAGTCTGCTCGCTTTCTGCTCCAAATAG TTACATCAGCCTGCTGAGCACCCACTGCAACACCCCCGAAGAGGACGATGAGACCATGAGCGCAGAGGAGCGAGAAGCCAGCCTGGTCCACAAACCGGGCGACCACCCCCAGCTCTCGGGGCGCAGCGCGGTCTCCGACGACTTGGTATTCAGCAGACGCGGGTGGGATGCGGGGCAGGAGGGCTCGCTGCACCCGAACAGCTCCAGCTTCTACTCGTCCCGGCTCCCTCACAGCCTGCCGCTCGGATACAGCCAGCCGACGCCGTTCCCCAGCCAGGTCAGCTGGCTGCACCAGAGCCTGCCCAGCAGCTGGTCGGGGTACCCCACCAGCCTGCCGTCCTGCCTGAGCCACAAGGGCGACCCCAGCTGCTCCGAGGAGAGCTGCCTCTCCAGGTGCAAGTCCCTGTCCCTGCCCGGCCAGTACAGCACCAACATGAGCAGCTTGGAGCAGCCGCTGTCTCTGCGCTCCAACCCCCCTTCAGCCGAGCTCTACCACCACACGCTGTCTCCGTACTCGGGCCCGCCTCAGAGGCCCGCGTGTTGTGCTCAGTGCCCCGCTGACGCCTTCAGCAGGAGGCCTGTGGCCAACAAGCACCCCTGGGCTCAGTACAACCCATCTTACAGCCCCTACT ATCCAGGAGACTGCAGACTTCCTGCAGCTGGATTCCAACATAT AGGCCTCAACACCCCGGTCAAAGACAGACACCCGGCGTACAGCACACCTCTCTCTCTGGAGCAGA GGAGGGTCTTTGTCACGTACGAAGCAGACAGCGACAAACACGTCAACGAGATCATCAACTTTGTGGCTCTGCTGCGACACAATGGCTTCGACACTCAC attGACATTTTCGAGCAGCAGTTCAGAAGTATAAGCAAGATCGACTTCATGGAGCGGTACCTGAGTGAG AAGGAGTacctgatcatcatcatcatcagtcccAAGTACTATGAGACGGTGACGGCCTCCCCGTTCGAACTGGAGAACGACGACAGGACCTTCAACACAGTTTACATCCACAAACAG CTTCAGAATGAATTCATTCAGAATGGGAGCAAGAATTTCAGGTTCATTCCCATCTTGTTTCCTGGAGCTAAAAAG TGTCACGTTCCCAACTGGCTTCAAAACACTCACGTCTTCGTTTGGCCTCGCGATCGAGACGACATTCTGCGGCGGCTGATGAGGGTGGAGAAGTACAACCCGCCTCCGATCGGCGAACTTCCAACCATCGTCTCCATCCCCATCTAG